In Etheostoma spectabile isolate EspeVRDwgs_2016 chromosome 20, UIUC_Espe_1.0, whole genome shotgun sequence, the following are encoded in one genomic region:
- the hmgcl gene encoding hydroxymethylglutaryl-CoA lyase, mitochondrial isoform X2 has product MSRTIMAAVMRLVNRSSLSSAMGQKYVAFSSTAKAGLRAGQGLPEKVKIVEVGPRDGLQNEKTMVPTETKINLIDMLSASGLPVIEATSFVSPKWVPQMADQVEVMKGINRKPGVSYPVLTPNLKGFQAAIKAGASEIAIFGAASELFSKKNINCSVDESLQRFDEVMKAAKDAGIPVRGYVSCVLGCPYEGMVAPEKVAHVAKRLYSMGCYEISLGDTIGVGTPGSMTKMLEAVSREVPVNALAVHCHDTYGQALANILVALQMGISVVDSSVAGLGGCPYAQGASGNVATEDVVYMLHGLGIQTGVDLSKLIDAGAFICRTLNRKTNSKVAQATCKL; this is encoded by the exons ATGTCACGGACCATCATGGCTGCCGTAATGAGGCTTGTAAACAGAAGCTCTTTAAGTTCAGCCATGGGTCAGAAGTATGTGGCGTTTAGCTCAACAGCAAAG gctGGCTTAAGAGCAGGCCAAGGTCTTCCAGAGAAAGTGAAAATAGTGGAGGTGGGACCCAGAGATGGTCTTCAGAATGAAAAG ACTATGGTGCCAACAGAGACTAAAATAAATTTGATTGACATGTTGTCAGCGTCAGGGCTGCCAGTCATTGAGGCCACCAGCTTTGTATCTCCAAAATGGGTGCCACAG ATGGCAGACCAGGTGGAGGTGATGAAGGGGATTAATAGGAAACCTGGAGTGTCTTACCCGGTCCTCACCCCAAACCTCAAGGGTTTCCAGGCTGCT ATAAAGGCAGGAGCTTCAGAGATAGCCATATTTGGTGCTGCATCTGAGCTATTCAGTAAGAAGAACATAAACTGCTCAGTGGACGAGAGTTTACAGCGCTTTGACGAGGTTATGAAAGCAGCTAAAGACGCTGGAATTCCAGTTAGAGG gtatgtgtcatgtgttcttGGATGTCCGTATGAAGGCATGGTGGCACCTGAAAAAGTGGCACAT GTAGCGAAGCGTCTGTACTCCATGGGCTGCTATGAGATCTCTCTGGGTGACACTATTGGAGTGGGGACTCCAGGTAGCATGACTAAAATGCTAGAGGCGGTGAGCAGAGAGGTGCCAGTTAATGCCTTGGCAGTGCACTGCCACGATACCTACGGCCAGGCCCTTGCTAACATCCTTGTAGCCTTACAG ATGGGAATCAGTGTGGTTGACTCGTCAGTAGCTGGACTGGGTGGCTGTCCCTATGCCCAGGGGGCTTCTGGGAATGTTGCTACTGAAGATGTAGTCTATATGCTGCATGGACTTGGGATTCAAACA GGAGTGGACCTCTCAAAGCTGATAGATGCTGGAGCTTTCATCTGTCGAACCCTAAACAGAAAGACCAACTCCAAAGTGGCGCAGGCCACCTGCAAGCTGTAG
- the gjb3 gene encoding gap junction protein beta 3: MDWKTFQALLSGVNKYSTAFGRIWLSVVFVFRVMVYVVAAERVWGDEQKDFDCNTKQPGCANVCYDHYFPISHIRLWALQLIFVTCPSFMVVMHVAYRDDRERKYKAKFGDNNKLYNNTGKKHGGLWWTYLISLFVKTGIEVGFLYILHHIYDSFYLPRLVKCSVSPCPNVVDCYIGHPTEKKVFSYFMVGASGLCIVLNICEIIYLVSKRIARIVNKIKRPNRNNTVRHNDYNDEPFDNCIDTMPTRSQKEKPPSFRSAVMSSNRPSGLKLEEKIRASAPNLSIS, from the coding sequence ATGGACTGGAAGACCTTCCAAGCCCTCCTTAGTGGGGTGAACAAATACTCCACAGCGTTCGGGCGTATTTGGTTgtctgtggtgtttgtgttcagGGTGATGGTTTACGTGGTGGCAGCGGAGCGAGTGTGGGGTGACGAGCAGAAGGACTTTGACTGCAACACCAAGCAGCCTGGCTGCGCCAACGTCTGCTACGACCACTACTTTCCCATCTCCCATATCCGCCTGTGGGCCCTGCAGCTCATCTTTGTCACCTGCCCGTCCTTCATGGTGGTCATGCACGTGGCTTACCGTGACGACCGCGAGCGCAAGTACAAAGCAAAGTTTGGAGACAATAACAAGCTGTACAACAACACGGGCAAGAAACACGGCGGCTTGTGGTGGACCTATCTGATCAGCCTCTTCGTAAAGACAGGCATCGAAGTCGGCTTCCTCTACATCCTCCACCACATCTACGACAGCTTCTACCTGCCGAGGCTGGTCAAGTGCAGTGTGTCTCCTTGCCCCAACGTGGTGGACTGCTACATCGGCCACCCCACCGAGAAGAAGGTCTTCAGCTACTTCATGGTCGGAGCTTCGGGCCTTTGCATTGTCCTGAACATCTGTGAGATCATTTATCTTGTCTCCAAGCGCATCGCGCGAATTGTAAACAAGATCAAAAGGCCCAATCGCAACAACACTGTGCGTCACAACGACTACAATGACGAGCCCTTTGACAACTGCATCGACACTATGCCAACGCGGAGCCAAAAGGAAAAGCCTCCATCCTTTAGAAGTGCAGTCATGTCTTCAAACAGGCCATCTGGACTCAAACTTGAAGAGAAGATACGAGCCTCTGCTCCTAATCTGTCAATTTCGTGA
- the zbtb8a gene encoding zinc finger and BTB domain-containing protein 8A isoform X3, which produces MHNQCECYHVVSCRQPQRWFNTADITVSHQSSLLKQLNQQRRQELFCDCSVLVEGQLFRAHRNVLYASSGYFRMLLSQGPDGLSDSVNATFDVFSPETFTVILDFIYSGQLDLSSHNVIEVMSAASYLQMNNVINYCKNFIKSSLDISVKDEDSERCLSLSETCSFTSGAGQETSEQQQQSLGSVSPPPALWTRDNSRSQSSFMGKDQDQESLTSVLQTNPSSPADDLNAEAEDLQDPQDPLYTLPGSERRRGKGGTKRRASNSTRSNQSEDLDIEEARTQKAEKAEELYATLPPIVGVIGHFNKDSNPIMRFKCPFCTHTVKRKADLKRHLRCHTGERPYPCQACNKRFTRLEHLRSHFETIHQARKLVCRKCKCQVTEETGHVVCEGTRRYRMCTTCIQEVDCDEIPMDSLDGASEEPALLLGVDGEEEGDSKRSWMVTDDDDLAEDSGADLIIQQVDDSDEELQ; this is translated from the exons ATGCACAACCAGTGTGAGTGCTATCATGTTGTCTCCTGCAGGCAGCCTCAGAGGTGGTTCAACACCGCTGACATCACAGTGTCTCACCAAAGCAGCCTGCTGAAGCAGCTCAACCAGCAGCGCCGCCAGGAACTTTTCTGTGACTGCAGCGTGTTGGTGGAGGGACAGCTCTTCAGGGCCCACCGCAACGTCCTGTACGCCAGCAGCGGCTACTTCCGCATGCTGCTGTCCCAGGGGCCCGACGGGCTGTCCGACTCTGTCAACGCCACCTTTGACGTCTTCAGCCCTGAGACCTTCACCGTCATCCTGGATTTTATCTACTCTGGCCAGCTGGACCTCTCCAGTCACAATGTGATTGAGGTGATGTCTGCAGCCAGCTACTTGCAGATGAACAATGTCATCAACTACTGTAAGAACTTTATCAAATCCTCCTTGGACATCAGTGTGAAAGATGAAGACAGTGAGCGCTGCCTAAGTTTGTCTGAGACCTGCAGTTTTACCAGCGGGGCAGGACAAGAAACCtcagagcagcaacagcaaagccTCGGCTCTGTCAGCCCACCACCGGCACTCTGGACCCGGGACAACTCCAGATCTCAGTCTAGCTTTATGGGGAAAGACCAAGACCAGGAGTCATTGACCTCAGTCCTGCAGACTAACCCAAGCAGCCCTGCTGATGATCTCAATGCAGAGGCAGAGGACCTGCAGGACCCTCAGGACCCTCTGTACACCTTGCCTGGATCAGAGCGCCGGCGAGGTAAAGGGGGAACCAAGAGGAGAGCATCCAACAGCACCCGCTCCAACCAATCTGAAGACTTAGACATTGAGGAGGCGAGGACACAAAAGGCTGAAAAGGCAGAGGAGCTGTATGCCACTCTGCCACCTATTGTGGGTGTTATTGGACACTTTAATAAAG ACTCCAACCCCATTATGCGCTTCAAGTGTCccttttgcacacacacagtgaagagGAAGGCTGACCTGAAGCGTCACTTGCGCTGCCACACTGGAGAGAGGCCATACCCCTGTCAGGCCTGCAATAAACGCTTTACTCGCCTGGAGCATCTTCGTAGCCATTTTGAGACG ATCCATCAAGCCAGGAAGCTGGTGTGCAGGAAGTGTAAGTGTCAGGTGACAGAGGAGACTGGGCATGTGGTGTGTGAGGGCACACGACGCTACCGCATGTGCACCACGTGTATCCAGGAAGTGGATTGTGATGAGATCCCCATGGACAGTCTAGATGGTGCCAGTGAGGAACCGGCCCTGTTATTGGGAGTTGAcggggaagaggagggggacAGCAAGAGGAGCTGGATGGTAACCGATGACGATGATCTGGCTGAAGACTCGGGGGCTGACCTTATCATCCAACAGGTCGACGACAGTGACGAGGAGCTCCAGTGA
- the zbtb8a gene encoding zinc finger and BTB domain-containing protein 8A isoform X2, which produces MEMVADLGASRLYRAPGESSHQQPQRWFNTADITVSHQSSLLKQLNQQRRQELFCDCSVLVEGQLFRAHRNVLYASSGYFRMLLSQGPDGLSDSVNATFDVFSPETFTVILDFIYSGQLDLSSHNVIEVMSAASYLQMNNVINYCKNFIKSSLDISVKDEDSERCLSLSETCSFTSGAGQETSEQQQQSLGSVSPPPALWTRDNSRSQSSFMGKDQDQESLTSVLQTNPSSPADDLNAEAEDLQDPQDPLYTLPGSERRRGKGGTKRRASNSTRSNQSEDLDIEEARTQKAEKAEELYATLPPIVGVIGHFNKDSNPIMRFKCPFCTHTVKRKADLKRHLRCHTGERPYPCQACNKRFTRLEHLRSHFETIHQARKLVCRKCKCQVTEETGHVVCEGTRRYRMCTTCIQEVDCDEIPMDSLDGASEEPALLLGVDGEEEGDSKRSWMVTDDDDLAEDSGADLIIQQVDDSDEELQ; this is translated from the exons atGGAAATGGTGGCAGACTTGGGGGCGAGTAGACTCTATCGGGCGCCGGGTGAATCAAGTCACCA GCAGCCTCAGAGGTGGTTCAACACCGCTGACATCACAGTGTCTCACCAAAGCAGCCTGCTGAAGCAGCTCAACCAGCAGCGCCGCCAGGAACTTTTCTGTGACTGCAGCGTGTTGGTGGAGGGACAGCTCTTCAGGGCCCACCGCAACGTCCTGTACGCCAGCAGCGGCTACTTCCGCATGCTGCTGTCCCAGGGGCCCGACGGGCTGTCCGACTCTGTCAACGCCACCTTTGACGTCTTCAGCCCTGAGACCTTCACCGTCATCCTGGATTTTATCTACTCTGGCCAGCTGGACCTCTCCAGTCACAATGTGATTGAGGTGATGTCTGCAGCCAGCTACTTGCAGATGAACAATGTCATCAACTACTGTAAGAACTTTATCAAATCCTCCTTGGACATCAGTGTGAAAGATGAAGACAGTGAGCGCTGCCTAAGTTTGTCTGAGACCTGCAGTTTTACCAGCGGGGCAGGACAAGAAACCtcagagcagcaacagcaaagccTCGGCTCTGTCAGCCCACCACCGGCACTCTGGACCCGGGACAACTCCAGATCTCAGTCTAGCTTTATGGGGAAAGACCAAGACCAGGAGTCATTGACCTCAGTCCTGCAGACTAACCCAAGCAGCCCTGCTGATGATCTCAATGCAGAGGCAGAGGACCTGCAGGACCCTCAGGACCCTCTGTACACCTTGCCTGGATCAGAGCGCCGGCGAGGTAAAGGGGGAACCAAGAGGAGAGCATCCAACAGCACCCGCTCCAACCAATCTGAAGACTTAGACATTGAGGAGGCGAGGACACAAAAGGCTGAAAAGGCAGAGGAGCTGTATGCCACTCTGCCACCTATTGTGGGTGTTATTGGACACTTTAATAAAG ACTCCAACCCCATTATGCGCTTCAAGTGTCccttttgcacacacacagtgaagagGAAGGCTGACCTGAAGCGTCACTTGCGCTGCCACACTGGAGAGAGGCCATACCCCTGTCAGGCCTGCAATAAACGCTTTACTCGCCTGGAGCATCTTCGTAGCCATTTTGAGACG ATCCATCAAGCCAGGAAGCTGGTGTGCAGGAAGTGTAAGTGTCAGGTGACAGAGGAGACTGGGCATGTGGTGTGTGAGGGCACACGACGCTACCGCATGTGCACCACGTGTATCCAGGAAGTGGATTGTGATGAGATCCCCATGGACAGTCTAGATGGTGCCAGTGAGGAACCGGCCCTGTTATTGGGAGTTGAcggggaagaggagggggacAGCAAGAGGAGCTGGATGGTAACCGATGACGATGATCTGGCTGAAGACTCGGGGGCTGACCTTATCATCCAACAGGTCGACGACAGTGACGAGGAGCTCCAGTGA
- the hmgcl gene encoding hydroxymethylglutaryl-CoA lyase, mitochondrial isoform X1, which produces MSRTIMAAVMRLVNRSSLSSAMGQKYVAFSSTAKVKAAGLRAGQGLPEKVKIVEVGPRDGLQNEKTMVPTETKINLIDMLSASGLPVIEATSFVSPKWVPQMADQVEVMKGINRKPGVSYPVLTPNLKGFQAAIKAGASEIAIFGAASELFSKKNINCSVDESLQRFDEVMKAAKDAGIPVRGYVSCVLGCPYEGMVAPEKVAHVAKRLYSMGCYEISLGDTIGVGTPGSMTKMLEAVSREVPVNALAVHCHDTYGQALANILVALQMGISVVDSSVAGLGGCPYAQGASGNVATEDVVYMLHGLGIQTGVDLSKLIDAGAFICRTLNRKTNSKVAQATCKL; this is translated from the exons ATGTCACGGACCATCATGGCTGCCGTAATGAGGCTTGTAAACAGAAGCTCTTTAAGTTCAGCCATGGGTCAGAAGTATGTGGCGTTTAGCTCAACAGCAAAGGTCAAAGCA gctGGCTTAAGAGCAGGCCAAGGTCTTCCAGAGAAAGTGAAAATAGTGGAGGTGGGACCCAGAGATGGTCTTCAGAATGAAAAG ACTATGGTGCCAACAGAGACTAAAATAAATTTGATTGACATGTTGTCAGCGTCAGGGCTGCCAGTCATTGAGGCCACCAGCTTTGTATCTCCAAAATGGGTGCCACAG ATGGCAGACCAGGTGGAGGTGATGAAGGGGATTAATAGGAAACCTGGAGTGTCTTACCCGGTCCTCACCCCAAACCTCAAGGGTTTCCAGGCTGCT ATAAAGGCAGGAGCTTCAGAGATAGCCATATTTGGTGCTGCATCTGAGCTATTCAGTAAGAAGAACATAAACTGCTCAGTGGACGAGAGTTTACAGCGCTTTGACGAGGTTATGAAAGCAGCTAAAGACGCTGGAATTCCAGTTAGAGG gtatgtgtcatgtgttcttGGATGTCCGTATGAAGGCATGGTGGCACCTGAAAAAGTGGCACAT GTAGCGAAGCGTCTGTACTCCATGGGCTGCTATGAGATCTCTCTGGGTGACACTATTGGAGTGGGGACTCCAGGTAGCATGACTAAAATGCTAGAGGCGGTGAGCAGAGAGGTGCCAGTTAATGCCTTGGCAGTGCACTGCCACGATACCTACGGCCAGGCCCTTGCTAACATCCTTGTAGCCTTACAG ATGGGAATCAGTGTGGTTGACTCGTCAGTAGCTGGACTGGGTGGCTGTCCCTATGCCCAGGGGGCTTCTGGGAATGTTGCTACTGAAGATGTAGTCTATATGCTGCATGGACTTGGGATTCAAACA GGAGTGGACCTCTCAAAGCTGATAGATGCTGGAGCTTTCATCTGTCGAACCCTAAACAGAAAGACCAACTCCAAAGTGGCGCAGGCCACCTGCAAGCTGTAG
- the ppie gene encoding peptidyl-prolyl cis-trans isomerase E, translating to MAANKRVLYVGGLAEEVDEKVLHAAFIPFGDITDIQIPLDYETEKHRGFAFIEFELGEDAAAAIDNMNESELFGRTIRVNTAKPMRIKEGSSRPVWSDDDWLKKFSGKTTEEAEGEAAAGETTNTATEEAEPPAKKGRVNPQVYMDIKIGNKAAGRLRFLLRADIVPMTAENFRCLCTHEKGFGFKGSSFHRIIPQFMCQGGDFTNHNGTGGKSIYGRKFDDENFVLKHTAPGQLSMANSGPNTNGSQFFITNDKTDWLDGKHVVFGDLVEGMDVLRAMEAQGNKDGKPKQKVIISDCGEYV from the exons ATGGCGGCTAACAAACGAGTGTTGTATGTTG GTGGCCTGGCAGAGGAGGTGGACGAGAAGGTGTTACATGCAGCTTTTATTCCGTTTGGAGACATCACTGACATCCAGATACCATTAGACTATGAAACAG AAAAGCATAGAGGATTTGCGTTCATTGAGTTTGAATTGGGAGAG GATGCTGCAGCAGCTATTGATAACATG AATGAGTCTGAGCTTTTTGGACGGACAATCCGGGTCAACACCGCCAAGCCCATGAGAATCAAGGAAGGTTCTTCTCGACCAG TGTGGTCGGACGATGACTGGCTGAAGAAGTTCTCAGGAAAGACCACAGAGGAGGCTGAGGGGGAAGCAGCGGCTGGAGAGACAACCAACACAGCAACAGAGGAG GCTGAGCCCCCGGCTAAAAAGGGAAGAGTTAATCCTCAGGTCTACATGGACATCAAGATTGGAAACAAGGCAGCAGGGAGACTACGCTTCCTCCTTCGGGCTGACATTGTTCCCatgacagcag AGAATTTCCGCTGCCTGTGCACACATGAGAAAGGATTTGGCTTCAAGGGCAGCAGCTTTCATCGCATCATCCCTCAGTTTATGTGCCAAGGAGGTGACTTCACCAACCACAACGGCACTGGTGGCAAATCCATCTACGGTCGGAAGTTTGATGATGAAAACTTTGTCCTCAAGCACACCGCGCCAG GGCAGCTCTCCATGGCCAACTCCGGGCCAAACACTAACGGCTCTCAGTTCTTCATCACTAATGACAAAACAGACTGGCTGGATGGCAAACATGTGGTGTTTGGAGATCTGGTGGAGGGGATGGATGTTCTCCGTGCAATGGAG GCTCAGGGAAATAAAGACGGCAAGCCCAAGCAGAAAGTCATCATCTCTGACTGTGGAGAATATGTTTGA
- the zbtb8a gene encoding zinc finger and BTB domain-containing protein 8A isoform X1, with amino-acid sequence MSVHKASMICYCLAEQVSLCRMHNQCECYHVVSCRQPQRWFNTADITVSHQSSLLKQLNQQRRQELFCDCSVLVEGQLFRAHRNVLYASSGYFRMLLSQGPDGLSDSVNATFDVFSPETFTVILDFIYSGQLDLSSHNVIEVMSAASYLQMNNVINYCKNFIKSSLDISVKDEDSERCLSLSETCSFTSGAGQETSEQQQQSLGSVSPPPALWTRDNSRSQSSFMGKDQDQESLTSVLQTNPSSPADDLNAEAEDLQDPQDPLYTLPGSERRRGKGGTKRRASNSTRSNQSEDLDIEEARTQKAEKAEELYATLPPIVGVIGHFNKDSNPIMRFKCPFCTHTVKRKADLKRHLRCHTGERPYPCQACNKRFTRLEHLRSHFETIHQARKLVCRKCKCQVTEETGHVVCEGTRRYRMCTTCIQEVDCDEIPMDSLDGASEEPALLLGVDGEEEGDSKRSWMVTDDDDLAEDSGADLIIQQVDDSDEELQ; translated from the exons ATGAGTGTCCACAAGGCCTCTATGATCTGTTATTGTCTTGCAGAACAAGTCAGTCTATGCCGCATGCACAACCAGTGTGAGTGCTATCATGTTGTCTCCTGCAGGCAGCCTCAGAGGTGGTTCAACACCGCTGACATCACAGTGTCTCACCAAAGCAGCCTGCTGAAGCAGCTCAACCAGCAGCGCCGCCAGGAACTTTTCTGTGACTGCAGCGTGTTGGTGGAGGGACAGCTCTTCAGGGCCCACCGCAACGTCCTGTACGCCAGCAGCGGCTACTTCCGCATGCTGCTGTCCCAGGGGCCCGACGGGCTGTCCGACTCTGTCAACGCCACCTTTGACGTCTTCAGCCCTGAGACCTTCACCGTCATCCTGGATTTTATCTACTCTGGCCAGCTGGACCTCTCCAGTCACAATGTGATTGAGGTGATGTCTGCAGCCAGCTACTTGCAGATGAACAATGTCATCAACTACTGTAAGAACTTTATCAAATCCTCCTTGGACATCAGTGTGAAAGATGAAGACAGTGAGCGCTGCCTAAGTTTGTCTGAGACCTGCAGTTTTACCAGCGGGGCAGGACAAGAAACCtcagagcagcaacagcaaagccTCGGCTCTGTCAGCCCACCACCGGCACTCTGGACCCGGGACAACTCCAGATCTCAGTCTAGCTTTATGGGGAAAGACCAAGACCAGGAGTCATTGACCTCAGTCCTGCAGACTAACCCAAGCAGCCCTGCTGATGATCTCAATGCAGAGGCAGAGGACCTGCAGGACCCTCAGGACCCTCTGTACACCTTGCCTGGATCAGAGCGCCGGCGAGGTAAAGGGGGAACCAAGAGGAGAGCATCCAACAGCACCCGCTCCAACCAATCTGAAGACTTAGACATTGAGGAGGCGAGGACACAAAAGGCTGAAAAGGCAGAGGAGCTGTATGCCACTCTGCCACCTATTGTGGGTGTTATTGGACACTTTAATAAAG ACTCCAACCCCATTATGCGCTTCAAGTGTCccttttgcacacacacagtgaagagGAAGGCTGACCTGAAGCGTCACTTGCGCTGCCACACTGGAGAGAGGCCATACCCCTGTCAGGCCTGCAATAAACGCTTTACTCGCCTGGAGCATCTTCGTAGCCATTTTGAGACG ATCCATCAAGCCAGGAAGCTGGTGTGCAGGAAGTGTAAGTGTCAGGTGACAGAGGAGACTGGGCATGTGGTGTGTGAGGGCACACGACGCTACCGCATGTGCACCACGTGTATCCAGGAAGTGGATTGTGATGAGATCCCCATGGACAGTCTAGATGGTGCCAGTGAGGAACCGGCCCTGTTATTGGGAGTTGAcggggaagaggagggggacAGCAAGAGGAGCTGGATGGTAACCGATGACGATGATCTGGCTGAAGACTCGGGGGCTGACCTTATCATCCAACAGGTCGACGACAGTGACGAGGAGCTCCAGTGA
- the gjb10 gene encoding gap junction protein beta 10 gives MNWAFLQSLLSGVNKYSTAFGRVWLSIVFLFRVMVFVVAAEKVWGDEQKDFKCNTAQPGCHNVCYDHFFPVSHVRLWALQLIFVTCPSLLVVMHVAYRDDRERKHRLKFGENCNRLYVNTAKKRGGLWWTYVLTLVFKILVDATFVYLVYHIYEGYNFPSLIKCEQVPCPNKVDCFIARPTEKRIFTIFMVVTSLACILLSIFEIVYLVGKKCKECIISSHNSHHTMTNTMSSGSNLMESDTLKVPGKTTLETPAPSYSLVTS, from the coding sequence ATGAACTGGGCATTCCTCCAGAGCCTCCTCAGTGGGGTGAACAAGTACTCCACAGCTTTCGGCCGAGTGTGGCTCTCTATTGTTTTCCTCTTCAGGGTCATGGTGTTTGTGGTGGCGGCAGAGAAGGTATGGGGTGACGAACAGAAAGACTTCAAATGCAACACGGCTCAACCCGGGTGCCATAATGTCTGCTATGACCACTTCTTCCCCGTCTCCCATGTCCGGCTGTGGGCCCTGCAGCTCATCTTTGTCACTTGCCCCTCTCTTCTGGTGGTGATGCATGTAGCCTACAGGGACGACAGGGAAAGGAAACATCGGCTTAAGTTTGGCGAGAATTGTAACCGTCTCTACGTGAACACCGCCAAGAAGCGCGGAGGCCTGTGGTGGACCTACGTCCTCACTTTGGTCTTTAAAATACTTGTGGACGCCACCTTTGTCTACCTCGTGTACCACATCTACGAAGGCTACAACTTCCCTTCTCTCATCAAGTGTGAACAGGTGCCGTGTCCCAACAAGGTGGACTGCTTCATCGCTCGGCCCACTGAGAAACGCATCTTCACCATCTTCATGGTGGTCACCAGCCTGGCCTGCATTCTCCTCTCCATTTTTGAAATTGTCTACCTGGTTGGTAAAAAATGCAAGGAATGTATCATCTCGTCACATAACTCTCACCACACCATGACCAACACGATGTCCAGTGGAAGCAACCTGATGGAGTCAGACACTCTAAAGGTGCCTGGCAAAACCACCCTTGAAACGCCGGCTCCTTCATACAGCCTCGTTACATCTTGA